The sequence TGCCAATCCTTACCTGGATAAAGTTCATACGTTTAAAGAAGATATATCGGAGATCTATGGGGAATTGAAAAATGAAAATTTTGATTTGCTTATAGACCTTCATAAAAACCTGCGTAGCCTAAGATTAAAAAAACAGCTTAAAACAAAGAGTTATTCTTTTGATAAATTAAATATAAAAAAATTTCTTGCTGTAAACTTTAAGCTGGTCTCATCTTTACCAGAAAAGCACATTGTAGAAAGGTATCTCGAAACAGTTGCGCCATTGGGCGTTACTAATGATGGACTAGGACTTGATTATTTTTTAGAAAAAAGAGATCAGGTAGATGTTCCGAACTTGTTTTTTAATGGCAAGCAGGAAAAATTTATCGCTTTGGTGGTGGGAGGTTCTTACTACACAAAAAAAATTCCGCTGAATAAGTTAAAGGAAATTTGTAAGAATGCAGCCGTTCCAGTCATAACATTGGGTGGAAAAGAAGATCTGCTTATTGCGGAGGAACTTCAGAAAGAGTTTCCAAAACTCATAAATGCCTGCGGAAAGTTCTCCCTTAATCAAAGCGCTTCGCTGGTTCAGCAAGCCGAATGGGTTATTACTTCCGACACTGGCCTAATGCACATAGCATCGGCCTTTCAAAAAAAAATAATTTCTGTTTGGGGAAATACAATTCCGGAGTTTGGAATGGGGCCTTACTTACCACGGGTTGAAAATAAGATTCTCGAGGTAGAAGGCCTGAGCTGCCGCCCTTGTTCAAAGTTAGGGTACAAAAAATGCCCCAAAGGGCATTTTAAATGTATGAATGATCAAGATCTGAATTTCGTTTCCGAACTAAATTAATTATTCCACCACGAGTTTTTTCCTCGCTACTTCTGAACCGCTTTCTATTTCTATAAAATAAATTCCTTTTGCAAAGTTACTAAGATCTATCGCGTAAAAGTTTTGATTGTTTGTTTTAGAAATGATCAATTGCCCGATAGCATTGTAAACAGCCAGGTTAAACTGTCCGGCATTTAACTCGATTTTAACCTCTGCGCTGGCAGGATTGGGATAGATATGTAAACTGCTCAGGCTTTGTTTGCTTATCCCGGCTAAAAAATCAACACAGCTGCTTTCTTTGGAAGAACAATTATTATTATCGGTAATGGTTAGGGTATAACATCCCGGTGTAAGATTTTGTGCCAGTGCATTTGTTCCTCCTGACGGTGACCAATTGTAAGTATATGGAGGAGTTCCACCATTTACGCCTGCCATAAGCGCGCCGTCGGCACAGGCCATGCAAGCGGCATGAGTAACACTTAGTATGGATTGTATAGCTAACGGCGGCACAATACTAAGCGGTGCCTGAGAGGAACAACTATAACTATCCATAGTATACACAGTATAAACACCCGCGCAAATATTAGAGCAGGGGAAATTGGTACAACCCATAGAACCGCTTAAAACATACGTGTAAGGCCCGCTGGAGCCGTTAGTTGCTGCGCTAATACTGCCATCGCAGGTGTTAAAGCACGAAGGGTTAACTGAGGTAACTGTTGTAGAAGGATTGGCACGTACAATCACACTAACGGTTTTAGAATTGACGCAATTGCCAGAGGTGCCTGAAACAACATAATTGGTTGTTGTAGCAGGATTTACTGTTATTGAAGAAGTTGTTGCCGCGGTATTCCACGAATAAGTTGTTGCACCGCTTGCTGTAAGTGTTGCAGTTGATCCAGAACAAATGGTTTGATTATTGGCGCTCAGTGTTACGCCGGACACAACTGAAACAGTGTAAATTCCTGAGGAAGCACAAACACCGTTGCTACCCGTTAATGTATAAGTGCTGTTAACGGTTGGAGTAAACACAAAGTTAGATCCGGTAAGGTCGGGACCGTTAGATGAAGACCAGGTATAAGAAGTTGCACCGTTTCCATTTAAAGTATAAGTGGAGCCACTGCAATACACCGACGATGTCGTTGCAATAACCGGATTTGCTAAAACTGTGATGGTTTTTACAAGGGTAGATGTCAGGGTGTTATTTACTCCCGATAAACTAAGCGTGTAAGTTCCTGGCGTTGCGTAAGTAACAGTTGGAGTTCCTACGGTGGAAGTAGCCGGCGATCCTCCCTGGAAAGTCCATGTATAATTTATTGCCCCCACGCTCGAATTAGAGAAAGTATACGAAGGATTTACACATATGGAAGCATTACTAACAGCCGAAAGTGTTGGTGTCGGAAAAACAAGATTGATGTTATCTAAATAAATTGCCTGACCGTAAGCGCCTTTATTTAAAAAAGCAAACATCACACTTCCTTGTCCCGCTGTGGCGGTTGAAATATCAATGGTATCTCTTCTCCACTGTGTGCTGGTGGGTATAAATTGTGAAGTATAATCACTAGAAAGAACAGAGAGCGATGATCCTCCTTTTCTGTAGATCTCGGTCCAGCTCGTTCCACAGTCTGTAGACATCATCACCTCAAGCGTATCAGAATAATAAGCATCGTAACGCGCATAAGACACATCAAAACGTAAACGGGCGCTTCCCACGTTTGTGAAATCAAACTTAGGACTGCGCATCTCGTCTTTTTCTCCTGGAGCATTGTAAACAAAGTTGTTAAACATCGCGCAGACGGTGCTGGTTCCAAAACCACCAACGCCCGTTTTACGTTCCCAATAGATGTTATCATTCCAGATGTTGTTTTTTACCCAGTTTGCCGGTAAAAAGGCAGCGTTTTCAAAACCTTCCTGGAAGGGAAGGGGTGTTGGCCCGGCAACTGTAATGTAAGCGGTTTTTGTTTTGGTATTAGAACCATTTGCATTTGAAACGGTTAAAGATACGGAGTAAGTTCCCGCTATAGACCATGATACAGAAGGATTTGAAGAAGTGGATGTAGCCGGACTACCCCCCTGGAAAGTCCAGCTCCAGCTTGTTGGATTGTAAAGAGAGCTATCTGTAAACGGTATGGCGGTGTTGGGACATGTATTCGGCAGTGTGGCAAAAAAATTGGCAACAGGTGGAAGGGCTGAATAAGTAGCTGCGCAATTCATGGCTGCAAAAGCATCTATGCGTCCCGCGCCCAGTGCGCTATTAGAAGCGTAGGACGTGTTTCCCGTTAGTGTATATATATTTACCGCAGAATTCGAAATACAGTTAAGCACATCTGTTCTGGTCATGTTCGGACTTTTAGAAAGCATAAGTCCAGCAAGTCCTGCAACCATTGGCGTTGCCATAGAAGTGCCACTCATTGTATTGTAGCTGGCCGTACTGCTAGTGTAAGGAAGCGTGCTGAGGATGTTTGAGCCTGGAGCCGAAATATCCACGTAAGTTCCGTAATTAGATAAACTTGCTTTCGTATCTGTCGCGTCAACCCAGGCAACGCAATAAACATGGTTGTAGGCCCCGGGATAATTAAGTGTTGAATTTCCTGCATTTCCGGCAGAAGCAAAAATAATACAGCCGCGATTCCAGGCATAATCAATAACATATTGTTCTGTTAGTGAAGAAAGGCCTAAATTTCCCCAGGAGCAGGAAATGATTTTTGCTTTTGCTTTAACGGCATAGATAATGCCTTCGTATCCCAAAGCTACAAATCCCGGAGAACTGTTGTCATAAGAGGCCTTTACTGGAATAACCTTCACATTCCAACCGATAGATGCAATTCCTATCGAATTGTTGTTGTTTGCTCCAGCAATGCCTGCGCAATGTGTTCCGTGATCCTGAGCCGTATTTGTCGGATTAGTCACGCCATCCATGTCGGCAACATCGTACCCATTTATATCATCAATGTACCCATTACCATCATCGTCAACTCCGCTTGTACCATTAGCTTCTACCGTATTGGTGTAAGTGTTACCAACAAGGTCAGCATGTGTCCACATCACAGCATTATCTACAATGGCTACGGTAATATTAGAATTTCCACTAAATACATTCCAGGCATTTTGCGCATTAATTTGGTTTAAATGAGTAGATCCTGAGGAAGTCGCGAACAAGGGGTCATTCGGAATGACGTCTGTTTTATTGATCCTTACTTTTTCAGCATAGTCAATTCCGGCAACACGCTGTAATTCTTCAATGAGTGCTTCTATTTTATCAATCTGGCTGAATTCTATTTTTAGTATACTGGAGAGATTGGCATCATCATCGGCCTGATAAAAGGGTTTGTAAACCTTGCTAACGCCATAGTTTGAAAACAGGCCTTGTAAGGAAGCAAGTTTGGTAAGAGGGATGTTTGTCGGATTTTCTCTTGAAATACTTTTAGAAAGATTTTGTGAAAGCTTTACGTATAGTTTTCCGTCCTGATATATCGGATCAATGGTTTGGGCATTTAATCCTGAAAAGGAAAGAAAAATCAGTGAAAAGTAAAGTAGTTTTTTTATCATGGATCCGGAAATTTTATCTTTATAAATATAGTGATTTGTGGCGAATCAATAAGTCTCACGTACTCAACGAAACCCCTGCTTTACTCAGTAGATTTGGTCAAAAAATCTAAAATATTCTGAGAATAAGCCAACAACCTACATAAAAGTATTTATATTTAACCTTGAACCGACCCGGTTGGAAAATTTATGAGAATTGCAGTTATAGATTGCGGCACAAATACATTTAATTTAATAATTATTGAATTATTAGATCCCAAAAAATATACCAAGGTATACTCTACACGCATTGCGGTGAAGTTAGGCGAAGGGGCCATTAACAAAGGTTACATTGCAAGAGCTGCTTTTGTACGCGGACTGGATGCCATACGCATTTTTAAAGAAAAATTCGAAGAACATAAAGTCGAGCATGCTTTAGCCTTCGCTACGTCAGCTATTCGCGACGCGAGTAATGGTGAAGAGTTTGTGCGGGAAATCAAACAAACTTTCGGTATTTATATCGATGTTATAGATGGAAACAGGGAGGCTGAACTCATATACTTTGGCATTCGTGAGGCGGTAAAACTTGGAGACCATATTTCTTTAATCATGGACATTGGGGGTGGAAGTAATGAATTTATTTTAGCCAATGCCGAAAAGATTTTCTGGAAACAAAGTTTTAATATTGGTGCAGCCCGGTTGCTGGAAAGGTTTCAGCATTCAAATCCCATTACAGTGGAAGAAAAAACGGCTATCGACGCTTATTTGACAGAGCAACTCCAGCCACTGGTTAAGGCTTGTGAGAAATTTAAGCCAACCGAACTGGTGGGCTCGTCCGGCGCTTTTGAATCTTTAATTGAAATGATTCACAGCGAATTAGGTGGAGAGCCGCTTACCGGTGATAAAACCGAATACGAACCGGATTTGAGTTCGCATTTTAAAATCACCGGGCTTATTAAAAAGTCTACACTCGAAGAGCGCAGAAATATTAAAGGTCTTCTTCCCATACGTTTTGATATGATCGTGATCTCTTGTATTATGGTGGATCATATTTTAAATTTACTGAATCTGGAAAAAATGCGCGTGTCTACTTATTCCTTAAAAGAAGGAGCGCTGGCGGAATATCTACAGTACTTACAACAAAAAGAAAATTAATTTATGGCAAAGATTTTAGTGATAGATGATGAGAAGGCAATTCGCCGTTCAATAAGAGAAATTCTTGAATTTGAAAAACACACAGTCGATGAAGCGGAGGATGGTCAAACCGCTTTAAGTCTTGCTCTTAAAAACAATTACGATATAGTGTTGAGCGATATAAAAATGCCTAAGCTTGACGGCACTGAACTGCTGGAAAAATTAATAGAGAGCAATGTCAGTAGTTCCATCATCATGATGAGCGGACATGGAACGATTGAGACCGCTGTAGATGCTGTAAAAAAAGGAGCTTACGATTATCTTGCAAAACCCATTGACCTGAACAGGCTCCTGGTTTCTATCCGAAATGCCATGGAAAAAAGTGAACTGGTTTCAGAAACAAAGGTTCTGAAGAAAAAAATCACTAAAAGCGTCGACATGATCGGTAACTCCAAAGCCATTCAGGATATTAAGGATGTTATTGAAAAAGTTGCACCCACAGATGCTAAGGTTTTAATTACTGGAAGCAATGGTAGTGGTAAAGAATTAGTAGCTAAATGGATTCACGAAAAAAGTAACCGTGCTGCAGGTCCGTTGGTTGAAGTCAACTGTGCGGCGATTCCGTCAGAGTTAATCGAAAGCGAATTATTCGGGCATGAAAAGGGATCTTTTACAAGCGCCGTAGCGCAACGGAAAGGAAAATTCGAGTTAGCGGAAGGGGGAACTTTGTTCCTCGATGAAATAGGAGATATGAGTCTGAGCGCACAGGCTAAAGTATTGCGGGCTCTGCAAGAAAATAAAATAACAAGAGTAGGGGGGGACAAAGAAATAAAAGTAAATGTTCGGGTAGTAGCTGCAACAAATAAGGACCTGGAAAAAGAAATTGAGAAAGAAACGTTCAGACGCGACTTATTTCACAGACTAGCTGTTATTCCAATCCACGTTCCTTCGTTAGACGAACGTAAAGAAGACATTCCTGTGCTTGCAGATTATTTTCTTAATCTGATCTGCGAAGAAATGGGAACCGCCAGAAAACCAATCAGCCAAGATGCGATCGCAGCTTTACAAGAAAGAAAATGGCAGGGTAATATCCGTGAGTTTAGAAACGTGATTGAGCGTTTAATTATTCTTGGTGGGAAAGAGATTTCTTTGCAGGATGTGACACAGTTTGGCTAGGATTTTCGCGCCTGACGCAGATCCGATAGCTATCGGATCCACAGATTTCACAAACTTTTTCAGGAAAGCTTATTAGTCAGTTGCTTCCGGCAAAATTTATTTCGCAGATTTGGAATACCGTAATTTACTCTCAACTAGTGATAACCTGTATAATCTGAGTAATCTTATAATTAGCCAAAGGCGAATTTAATGTGTGTAATTTTTTAGGCGTTTAGATCTATGTTATCAGCGAAATCAGCGTCTATTTTGGAATCCAGCAACAAACGCTGGTTTACTAGTAAAATTCTAAAACAAAAAATCCCTTGCAGCATAGTGCAAGGGATTCTTTTATATAGAACAAAGCTTCTTTTTAGTTAATTGGTTTCGCAAGGAAATCAACCATAATTAGATCTTCTAATGTATAACGTTTACCATCTACAAAAGCTACGATCCAGGCATCTTTCTGACCTTTGTTAATGGCTTTCTGACGGTGAGCTTCGGCTTGTTTTAAAGTGGTAAAATCTTTTTGAGTGAAACGTGTTATGCCATCAGGATAAGAATCTGATTCTACTTTTCCTAAAGACTTAACCGCGCTTGCTGTGAAATTCTCTGGATTTCTGTAAGCCCCTACTTGTACTTTGAATACAATGTTGCTTGAGCAATAGTTTCCTGCAAGGGCCATCAGTTGTCTGTAGTTAGCACCGTCATTCAGGCTTTTTCCTTTTAAATTTTCTAAATCAGGAAGATTACTGTTGCAGGGCCCTGACGAAGCTGGCGTAGAAGACTTATCGTTGTTGTAAGCAGTTTCTTCTTTAGGCTCAGCTGTTTTAGTAGTATTTTTCTTTGTGCTTGATTTCGGCGCCTTAGGTTCTTTCGTTTCTGTTGGTGCTTTCGTTTCCGTTGGCGCCTTCGTTTCTGTTTTAGGCGTTGAAGTTGTTGCTAAAGTTGGATCTTCGCCTTCAGCTTTGCTATCGAGTTTGCTTATCTCTGCATTTCTATCGGCTGGTGTAGTTGAAGTTGCCAGTGGATTTGTTCCTCCTGTAGGCGTTGTAGCTGGAGTTTCATCTTTCGGTGCTTGCGGAGCAGGAATGTCTTTGGGTGCTGCAGGATCTTCTGTTTTTGCAACCGGTTCTGTTTTTGGTTGTTTAACCGGAGCCTCTACTTTAACCGTAGTTTTTACTCCTGATTGTTTTGGTGGAACTGAATTTGCTGCATAAGCTTGTGTATACATGTAAAAGTCTTTTACCAGTTCCATGTAACCTCCTATGTTTTCTACGTCAAGGTCTTCTTCAATGTAATCAAAGCCGTCTGCTATTACTTTAATGCGGTAAACAAATCCAGGACTAAGCGCCATTAAGTATTTACCGGTTTTGTTGTTTGCTGTAAACGGACCAATATTTTCTTTTTGTGCTGTCTTAATTACCTCTATTCTTGCTTCAATCGGACGATCATCTCCATAAACAGTTCCTTTAATTAGGGCTACAATTGGTTTCTCGCCTAAGATACCAGGCGTTACCATATAAATATCCTGCTCGCCTAATCCTCCCGAACCTGTTCTGTTACTACTGAAATAACCTTTATCACCTTTTGAGTTAATCACATAATAACTGTCATCTTCAGTGGTGTTTAAGGGAATTCCCATGCTTTTTGGTTTGGTCCATTCGTTGCCTTCTTTAATGGAGAACATAATGTCATAACCTCCAATACTTTGGTGTCCCTGTGAACTGAAAAATAAAGTAATACCATCCGGGTGAATAAAAGGGGCATCGTCGTTGTAGGCTGTATTGATATTTGGTCCCATGTTAACTGCCGGACCCCAGTCGCCATCAATGTTTTCACTTACCCAAATATCTCTTCCGCCGAAGCCTTCAGGACGTTCACTGGCGAAGTATAAGTACTTACCGTCGGCCGAAATAGAGCAGGAACCCTCCCAGTAATCTACTGTATTAATGTTGCTGTTCAATGGAACCGGCGTAGTATATTCATTTCCTACAAGCTTACTTACCAAAATGTCTCCAGGATTACTGCCCGTACTTAAGAACGTAAATAAGGTTTGTCCACTTGGAGAAATAGCAATGGCAGCATCGTAACCGTTAGTGTTAAGATTTTTCATTGTTTCCGGCTTGTTCCATTTTGTATCTGTTGCGTCGCGCGTCGACATCCAGATATCAGATAGAAAAACACCGTTTATAGGATCGGATTGTAAAGCCGTATTTAATTTACCACCCATGCTTTTTGCACCGATGTAAGTAAAGATCATTTGCGACTCATCGGCAGTAATAATAGGTACCCCCTCTAATTCGTTAGTGTTAATAGGACCTCCGATATTTTTAATATCCGCGAATATCTTATTTTGCATTAAGTATTTTCCGTTCTCACAGTTTGCAAGCGTCAGATTTACATCGTCCAACAAAGCTTTATCTTCTTTTCTGGCGCTTTTTCCAAGAACCTCTACCAGGGGTTTTAATGTATTGATGGCGTCGTCAAATTTATAATTGCGGTGGTATGCTTTTCCAAGATAAACTTCTACCTCAAGGGTTTTATATTTCGCCTTCATGTCTTTGAAGATCTCAATGGCCCTATCTTTCTTGTCCGCGTAGTTCAGACAGCAGATCCCCAGCTTAAACTGGTAATCAATTTCTTTAGGGTACCTTGAATGTAATTTGTCGAAAATTTCGTAAGCCTTAACATATTGATGTGTGTTGAGAGCATCATAGCCCTGGTCTTCCAAAGTGCTTTTAGATTGAGCCTTGAGTTGACCCGCGAAAAGAAAAAGTACGAGCGCGGCAACGTAGTTAAAGGTTATTTTAGCCATGTCTATTGTTGTAAATAATTTCCCCTAAAATTTGCAATTAATGCGCAGTGAAAAGCGTTGCCTTAAACAAACTTATTAAGAGTGACCTGTTTAATACCTTGAAAATGAGTGCTGGTGGGGCATTATTGCACTTTTAGCGAACTGTACTGCTGTTAAAATCCCCCGGAAGTGGTAGTGGAGTCAATAGTTTATAGTCAATAGTTTATAATTGATAGATTCGGCGGTACGGGTTCTGCCTGTTGACTATCGGCTAATTACCAACTGCAATTGCAGGGCGGACTAAAGAAAATAATTGTCTGCGGTAGCATCTCTTGAATAGTATTCTGATGAACCTGCGGAATCAAAATATTTCTAAGATCCATGATCCTTAAATTTTTTAATTTGGACATTGTCTCAGGAAAAAACTCTAAGTTGTTACTCCAAAGATCAGCAACCTCCAGGCGTTCCAGATCTCCAAAAGTATAAGGTATTACTGTTAACTCGTTTTGATTGACATTTAGAAAACGAAGGTTTTTCATCTCCCCAATATTTTTAGGAAGCATTTTTAAACCATTTTTGCTTATAATAAGGTGTTGAAGGTCTTTAAAAATAACGATAGAGTCTGGAAGTTCTTCAATGTTGTTTTTACTTAAATCGAGGTACTGCAAATTTTTAAACTTGTAAATTTCTTTTGGAAATGAATCGTACTTTTTTTTACGAAGTATCAATTTAATAACGTTGTCAGGATCAGCCAAAGCTTCTTTCATATCATCAAACTCAGCATAGTTGGCAAGAGTCATAGAATCAAGCAGAACCTGGGAAAAGGAGCATGCAGAAAGCATCACAAAAAAAAGGAGACTAAGTTTTTTTATCATGAGTAAGCAGGTATTAATTTTAAACTGGTTTCTTTGTCCAGGTCAATTGCCTCAATTAATTGAGTTAAGTTAGCAAACTTTTTCTCATCCCGTAAACGTTTTAGAAAATTTAGCTTTATAGTTTTGCCGTAAATCTCAGCATCAAAGTCGAAAATATTTACCTCTAATTTTACCTGGCTATCCGAATCGGTTGTTGGATTTAGTCCTATACTCATCATGCCAAAATATTTTTCGCCGGCCAAAATAACTTCCACAAAATACACGCCAATTTTTGGAATGATCTTTTCTTCTCCTTCGGGTTTTATGTTTGCCGTAGGATAACCCAGGGTGCGTCCTAACTGTTTGCCTTTTACTACAACACCGCTTAAAGAAAAGGGGTGACCCAGAAATTCGTTGGCTTGCTCAATGTGGCCTTCTTCAAGGCATTTCCTTATTTTTGTGCTGCTAATGGCAATGTGATCAATATCTATAGCGCTAATTTCTTCAACAGTAAAAGAACCATCATGAGCTATCTCTTTTAAAGTACTGATGTCGCCGCTTCTGTTTTTACCAAATTTATGATCATAGCCAATTACCAGATACTTTACGTTTAAACTGCGCAACAAAACCTCCTCAATATAAAAAGGGGAATCTGTCTCCGAAAATTTTTTAGTGAAGGGATAAACAACAGTCACGTCTACACCATATTTATCAAGGAGTTCAAGCTTTTCATCTATAAGTGTGATCAGCTTTAAATCTTTTTGCTCGGGAAATAATACTTTACGGGGATGAGGTTCAAAAGTAA is a genomic window of Sphingobacteriaceae bacterium containing:
- a CDS encoding riboflavin biosynthesis protein RibF, producing MLTIQNTEHFRIESPTIVTIGTFDGVHFGHQKILTRLKELKEKTGLKTVVLTFEPHPRKVLFPEQKDLKLITLIDEKLELLDKYGVDVTVVYPFTKKFSETDSPFYIEEVLLRSLNVKYLVIGYDHKFGKNRSGDISTLKEIAHDGSFTVEEISAIDIDHIAISSTKIRKCLEEGHIEQANEFLGHPFSLSGVVVKGKQLGRTLGYPTANIKPEGEEKIIPKIGVYFVEVILAGEKYFGMMSIGLNPTTDSDSQVKLEVNIFDFDAEIYGKTIKLNFLKRLRDEKKFANLTQLIEAIDLDKETSLKLIPAYS
- a CDS encoding phosphatase, translated to MRIAVIDCGTNTFNLIIIELLDPKKYTKVYSTRIAVKLGEGAINKGYIARAAFVRGLDAIRIFKEKFEEHKVEHALAFATSAIRDASNGEEFVREIKQTFGIYIDVIDGNREAELIYFGIREAVKLGDHISLIMDIGGGSNEFILANAEKIFWKQSFNIGAARLLERFQHSNPITVEEKTAIDAYLTEQLQPLVKACEKFKPTELVGSSGAFESLIEMIHSELGGEPLTGDKTEYEPDLSSHFKITGLIKKSTLEERRNIKGLLPIRFDMIVISCIMVDHILNLLNLEKMRVSTYSLKEGALAEYLQYLQQKEN
- a CDS encoding glycosyl transferase, whose amino-acid sequence is MKKLLIIRFSSIGDVVLTTPVIRCLKQQLKDAEIHYVTKQAFCPVLNANPYLDKVHTFKEDISEIYGELKNENFDLLIDLHKNLRSLRLKKQLKTKSYSFDKLNIKKFLAVNFKLVSSLPEKHIVERYLETVAPLGVTNDGLGLDYFLEKRDQVDVPNLFFNGKQEKFIALVVGGSYYTKKIPLNKLKEICKNAAVPVITLGGKEDLLIAEELQKEFPKLINACGKFSLNQSASLVQQAEWVITSDTGLMHIASAFQKKIISVWGNTIPEFGMGPYLPRVENKILEVEGLSCRPCSKLGYKKCPKGHFKCMNDQDLNFVSELN
- a CDS encoding response regulator, translating into MAKILVIDDEKAIRRSIREILEFEKHTVDEAEDGQTALSLALKNNYDIVLSDIKMPKLDGTELLEKLIESNVSSSIIMMSGHGTIETAVDAVKKGAYDYLAKPIDLNRLLVSIRNAMEKSELVSETKVLKKKITKSVDMIGNSKAIQDIKDVIEKVAPTDAKVLITGSNGSGKELVAKWIHEKSNRAAGPLVEVNCAAIPSELIESELFGHEKGSFTSAVAQRKGKFELAEGGTLFLDEIGDMSLSAQAKVLRALQENKITRVGGDKEIKVNVRVVAATNKDLEKEIEKETFRRDLFHRLAVIPIHVPSLDERKEDIPVLADYFLNLICEEMGTARKPISQDAIAALQERKWQGNIREFRNVIERLIILGGKEISLQDVTQFG